Proteins from a single region of Aerococcus viridans:
- a CDS encoding YbaB/EbfC family nucleoid-associated protein, whose amino-acid sequence MAGGMANMQQMMRKMQKMQQEMESEQKNLETKEFQGTEPSGMVNVTVTGDRRVKAINIKPDAVDPEDVDMLQDLLIEAVNNGLEKVDTETANVMGKYTKGIPGL is encoded by the coding sequence ATGGCAGGCGGAATGGCAAATATGCAACAAATGATGCGTAAAATGCAAAAGATGCAACAAGAGATGGAGTCAGAACAAAAGAATCTTGAAACAAAAGAGTTTCAAGGGACTGAACCATCAGGCATGGTGAATGTGACGGTAACAGGTGACCGCCGTGTGAAAGCAATCAACATCAAACCGGATGCAGTCGATCCAGAAGACGTTGATATGTTACAGGACTTATTGATTGAAGCAGTCAACAACGGACTTGAAAAAGTAGACACTGAAACTGCAAACGTTATGGGTAAATATACAAAAGGTATCCCAGGACTATAG